One Glycine max cultivar Williams 82 chromosome 6, Glycine_max_v4.0, whole genome shotgun sequence DNA segment encodes these proteins:
- the LOC100527168 gene encoding 60S ribosomal protein L6: MEAKFFRFLKIVGVGYKARAEAAGRLLYLKLGYSHEVELTVPPAVRVFCFKNNVICCTGIDKQRVHQFAATVRTCKPPEVYKGKGIMYVDEVIKKKQGKKSK, from the coding sequence ATGGAGGCCAAATTTTTTCGCTTTCTCAAGATTGTGGGTGTTGGATACAAAGCTAGAGCTGAAGCTGCGGGTCGTCTATTGTATCTCAAATTGGGGTACAGTCATGAGGTGGAATTAACTGTTCCTCCTGCTGTCCGTGTTTTCTGCTTCAAAAACAATGTAATTTGCTGTACTGGAATAGACAAGCAAAGGGTGCACCAGTTTGCTGCTACTGTTCGGACTTGTAAGCCACCCGAAGTTTACAAAGGCAAGGGCATAATGTATGTTGATGAAGTTATCAAgaaaaaacaaggaaagaaGTCAAAAtga
- the LOC100782289 gene encoding uncharacterized protein, giving the protein MVHKVADLRLTMWKPPNEIALNVGGSVHGDPQTAGYGGLSQDLLAFKPLMMLTPSTPPWIALLQGQLAPASLSLSPLPFFLLPPSRHHDHNKWSDLPPRPLPWLITGPETTTDRLEDAIARLSTSQANLNERYTDLSGKVDSILDHLRLRDTHQSQSSVNTMNSHRNSVKLDIPRFDGRDPLGWSFKMNQLFQYQNTSEEEKITVASLYLNDAALSWYQWMHNNGLITSWQAFLEALESRFAPTFYDDPKGALFKLVQRGSVNDYLTDFERLANRVIGLPPPFLLSCFISGLNPELRREVLALQPISLLQATALAKLQEDKLRDRRTLMPRPYPPSSAPTNLTSKPKAPYVQRTPEEMAFCREKGLFYNCNDKWSSNHHCKGRILLFVADDSVPDSGEPEAIIPSSSSDTTISDLDLTTETTPPHISLHAMSGLPSSETFRVYDTIRNACITVLIDSGSTHNFLQPRVAHFLHLPIESTHPLRVLVGNGFMLDCDKRCPNTQLSIQSHSFSINFHLLQIRGADVVLGIEWLKQLGPITTDYTSFLMRFTHMGQEISLQADVATGPEPASVAQVKHMIHTGSTSALFHLCLLSETPTGTTTHPPPIITPIANLLLRYDKLFQPPRSLPPSREVNHRITLLPATAPVNVRAYRYPHFQKAEIERQIAELLSAGLIRSSTSPYSSPVLLVKKKDGTWRICVDYRSLNVVTVRDRFPIPTIDEVLDELDQASWFTKLDLRQGFHQILMNEADIEKTAFRTHHGHYEYLVMPFGLCNAPSTFQSAMNHLLAPFLRRFAAVFFDDILVYSNSLSSHVHHLELIFQALLRGEFYLKQAKCLFAQRELEYLGHIVSAKGVTPEPSKIKAIT; this is encoded by the exons ATGGTTCATAAGGTTGCTGATCTAAGGCTTACTATGTGGAAGCCCCCTAATGAGATTGCGTTAAATGTGGGTGGTAGTGTCCATGGAGATCCCCAAACTGCGGGATATGGGGGGCTTAGCCAGGACTTGTTAGCGTTCAAGCCTCTGATGATGCTAACACCATCAACACCACCATGGATAGCACTCTTGCAAGGCCAACTCGCACC GgcatcactctctctctctccacttcccttcttccttcttccccctTCGCGCCACCACGACCATAACAAGTGGTCCGACCTGCCACCGCGGCCATTGCCATGGCTGATCACGGGACCAGAGACAACCACAGACCGTTTAGAAGACGCTATCGCCCGTCTTTCCACAAGCCAGGCCAACCTCAACGAACGGTACACTGATCTTTCCGGTAAGGTTGATTCTATCCTTGATCACCTTCGGTTACGCGATACACACCAAAGCCAGTCCTCCGTCAACACCATGAACAGCCACCGCAACTCCGTTAAGCTCGACATCCCGCGGTTTGATGGTCGCGATCCCCTCGGATGGAGCTTCAAGATGAATCAACTCTTTCAATACCAGAACACGTCGGAAGAAGAGAAGATCACTGTGGCTTCTCTCTACCTCAACGACGCTGCTCTTAGTTGGTACCAGTGGATGCACAATAATGGCCTCATCACTTCGTGGCAGGCATTCCTCGAAGCTTTGGAATCACGATTCGCACCAACATTTTATGATGATCCTAAAGGTGCTTTGTTCAAGCTAGTTCAACGAGGTTCCGTGAACGATTACTTAACGGACTTTGAGCGCCTGGCAAATCGCGTGATAGGTCTCCCTCCACCATTCTTATTGAGTTGCTTTATATCGGGATTAAACCCCGAGCTCCGACGGGAGGTATTGGCCCTCCAACCAATTTCCCTCCTCCAAGCTACCGCCCTCGCAAAGCTGCAGGAGGATAAGCTCCGGGATAGACGAACTCTGATGCCACGCCCCTATCCACCCTCATCAGCTCCCACTAACTTGACCTCTAAACCTAAAGCTCCTTATGTGCAGCGTACTCCAGAAGAAATGGCCTTCTGCAGAGAGAAGGGCTTGTTTTATAACTGCAATGACAAGTGGAGTTCGAACCACCATTGCAAGGGGCGCATACTCCTATTCGTGGCGGACGATTCAGTCCCAGATTCCGGCGAACCAGAAGCCATCATCCCTAGTTCCAGCTCAGACACTACTATCAGTGATCTTGACCTCACAACGGAAACCACCCCTCCCCACATTAGCCTTCACGCCATGTCTGGTTTACCCTCCTCCGAAACCTTTCGCGTGTATGACACAATCAGAAACGCATGCATCACTGTTCTCATCGATAGTGGGAGTACCCACAATTTCCTCCAACCCCGAGTGGCCCACTTCCTCCACCTCCCCATCGAAAGTACCCACCCCCTTCGTGTCCTTGTCGGCAACGGCTTTATGCTTGATTGCGACAAACGCTGCCCTAACACACAACTCTCCATCCAGAGTCACTCCTTTTCGATCAATTTCCACTTACTCCAGATCAGAGGAGCAGATGTTGTGCTTGGCATCGAATGGTTGAAGCAACTCGGCCCTATTACCACTGATTATACTTCCTTCCTCATGAGATTCACTCACATGGGCCAGGAGATATCCCTCCAAGCTGATGTTGCCACTGGACCGGAACCTGCATCGGTGGCCCAAGTCAAACACATGATCCACACAGGGTCGACTTCGGCCTTATTTCACTTATGTCTCTTATCTGAAACCCCCACAGGTACAACCACACATCCTCCACCTATTATCACACCAATCGCAAACCTTCTTCTCCGATACGATAAACTTTTCCAACCACCCAGAAGCTTGCCTCCCTCACGCGAAGTAAACCATCGTATCACCCTTCTCCCTGCAACAGCTCCGGTCAACGTACGCGCTTATAGGTACCCACACTTTCAAAAGGCCGAGATTGAGAGGCAAATCGCAGAACTCTTATCTGCAGGCTTAATAAGATCAAGCACGAGCCCATATTCGTCTCCAGTTCTTCTCGTGAAGAAAAAGGATGGAACATGGCGCATATGTGTCGATTACAGGTCTCTTAATGTTGTTACAGTCCGCGATCGATTTCCAATCCCCACGATTGATGAAGTATTAGATGAACTCGATCAAGCTTCATGGTTCACTAAGCTTGATCTCAGACAAGGATTTCACCAAATCCTTATGAACGAAGCTGATATCGAGAAAACGGCTTTTAGAACGCACCATGGGCATTATGAATacttggttatgccttttggctTATGTAATGCACCCTCAACCTTTCAATCAGCAATGAATCATCTTCTCGCACCATTCCTTCGTCGATTTGCAGCTGTATTCTTTGACGATATACTCGTCTACAGCAACTCACTCTCCTCTCATGTTCATCATTTGGAGCTGATCTTCCAGGCTCTACTACGAGGTGAGTTCTATCTCAAGCAAGCTAAGTGTCTTTTTGCCCAGAGGGAATTGGAGTACCTCGGCCATATCGTTTCCGCTAAAGGAGTCACCCCCGAGCCTTCTAAGATCAAAGCCATTACATAG